CAGGTTCTCCTCATTGTGGAAGTTGGCCCAGTTCTGTGCACTGGAAAGCTTGTTGTAGTGCTGGTAGGATGGTGTGTGGCTCTCAGCCATGGGCAAGAAGTGGTAGTGCTTGGGTGGGTAGGGACTGGAGACCATGGCATCAGTGAAGGTGTCCGGGCTCGGGACAGCCGGTTCTGACACCTTCTTGATGTTGCTAAGCAGGTTCTTGCAGCAGAGGTGGAAAAGCTCCAGGAGGTTCAGGATTAAGGAGATGAGGCCCATCACCAgcatgaagatgatgaagatgCTCTTCTCGGTGGGGCGGGAGATGAAGCAGTCTACCTGATGGGGACAGGGGTCCCTCTTGCACACGTAGCGGGGCACCATGGAGAAGCCGTAGAGGTACCACTGGCCAACGAGGAAACCAGCCTCAAAGATGCTCTTGCAGATCACACTGGTGATGTACGTCCACATCAGCGCCCCTCGGATCTTGAGCCGCCCGTCCTCCGCCACGTAGATCTTGGACATCTTCTTCTCCACAGCTGCCAGAGCCTGCTCAATCTTTGGGTCCTTGCTGTGGATGGCCCGGAGCTCGCtctcctgctgcttcagcttctcctccttccGGGACAGATAGACAACGTGGCCCAGGTAAATCAGGGTTGGGGTGCTGACAAAGAGGAACTGGAGCACCCAGTAGCGGATGTGGGAGATGGGGAAGGCTTTGTCGTAGCAGACGTTGGTGCAGCCTGGCTGCTTGGTGTTGCACACGAAATCCGACTGCTCGTCCCCCCAGACGGACTCTCCGGCCAGGCCCAGGATGAGGATGCGGAAGATGAAGAGCACAGTGAGCCAGATCTTCCCAATCACAGTCGAATGCTCCTGGACTTGGTCCAGAAGTTTCTCCAAGAAGCCCCAGTCGCCCATCTTCTAGGGACTCttgtgcctctgccagcagagaGGGGAGACAAGTCAATTCCCTGTCCCTAGGTTGGAAAGCACTGGGCAGCCGGGCCCACGGACCTCAGGCTTTCTCAGgacacagctgctctgcagaaggtCTCAGTAACCCACCAAGGAGCATCCCACACCTGAGAGAGGAAGCCAGGAAGGATTTCTGAGCCCAGGAGTGCTTCTACACCCCATTACCCAGAGTGGAGACATGGGATGAGGGGAAAAGAGGCGATGCAGAGATTCACCTCCTctcagcagcacccagcccacaGCCTCCATGGCTGGGGGCTCTCCTGGCCTCCCGGGACACAGCCTGCAGCAAAGGGCTCACTGATCAGCTGGTGCGGGGCTGCCCTGGGAactcagagccacagcagcaaaGAGGGCACAGAGCAGGCTCACAGGAGCAGCCCAGGTTTGCCTGTCCTACAGCCTACTGCCCTGGCATTAACCAAGGACAGAGAGTAAGTGGGTCAGGGTGAGGGGGAGTAAAACCCCGTGGGGTACAGCAGCCACCCCAACACCCACTCAGCACTCACCTCAAACTGAAGGGACAGTCCCCAGCCAGCTCCTTTGCTGGGGGGCAACGGCATCCCACCCCCAGTagcctttccctcctccttgccCGGGACATTCCCCAGCCTGGGGACCCCCGGAGCCCACTCACCGCACCCCGAGCCGCTGCCGCTCCGACGGCCCCGCGCCGTGTCGGGCTCCCCGCGGCTGCCGTTgagcccagcccggccccgcagcccggcTGCGAGCGCGGAGGCGGCCGCAGCCCTGGCT
This DNA window, taken from Colius striatus isolate bColStr4 chromosome 24, bColStr4.1.hap1, whole genome shotgun sequence, encodes the following:
- the GJA4 gene encoding gap junction alpha-4 protein, which produces MGDWGFLEKLLDQVQEHSTVIGKIWLTVLFIFRILILGLAGESVWGDEQSDFVCNTKQPGCTNVCYDKAFPISHIRYWVLQFLFVSTPTLIYLGHVVYLSRKEEKLKQQESELRAIHSKDPKIEQALAAVEKKMSKIYVAEDGRLKIRGALMWTYITSVICKSIFEAGFLVGQWYLYGFSMVPRYVCKRDPCPHQVDCFISRPTEKSIFIIFMLVMGLISLILNLLELFHLCCKNLLSNIKKVSEPAVPSPDTFTDAMVSSPYPPKHYHFLPMAESHTPSYQHYNKLSSAQNWANFHNEENLALGSSSSQPLSDPYAPRTAEAPAPEEKLCSRPSSSASKKQYV